The sequence TATTCTTAAACtcctactttaaaataaataattataatacgtTCCCCAAAAAAGGAATgcgcatttatttttttgaatatttcatttagaaaaaaacttccaattaaaatgtttaattaaataaggtGGGCAAAATTTATAGGAACTCTTTAACATCTTtaatgttaaaagttaaaaaaaaactgtatttatggCTTTcatagtgaattttttttcttaactctcATCTATAAACATACATAgattttaatgctttcatttgCAAAGTTTGTTGTGGTAATAAAATGCCAATTTAGCTTAGATTACTTCCATTATCTTATACCGATGTTTGAAGGAGGTTTTTGCTGCATATTTCAGATATACTACACAAAATACCGTAAGATAAAAAAGAGAGTTCAATCAACAAAACCTAATGCATTTAGGAACTtctattagttattttttcaaaaatgataatgaaatattaattaaaatacacacTTCATAAAAATTAGCACTTTCGATACAACTTAAATggttttttcagataatttttatcttattatgaaATGTTAGAATATATGACTGAAATAacagttattattattgatgCCAACACGGAACATTGTGAGCATTAAGGTTAAGGGCAGTTGGTTGTTACTAATAATACCTATTTTTAAAACGTGATTTGAAAACTTGAGCTATTTTACCATATTTATGAAGTTGACTTAACTAGTCTAATATAGATTATATTAGACTAGTTATATTAACTagttatattagatatatttaacgGACTTAATGAGATTAATTTAACATGTAatagtttaaaagataattataattctataaaaaacaagaaatatttgaatatatgtgCAGCTAGAAAACAGTcagttctttatatataaatttctttatattacattGCGAAGTGAATGAGAAATATTGTAGCTTTATCgtttatgatttgaatttttacctatattttcatcaatttaatcAATCAGTttggattttaagaaaattaggacaacattataattttttgaagacaaattctgaaatttaactaagtaatttttaaaaatctgaaaaaaatattggtttcttTTTGgtgtagaaattattttacataaattaacataatatttgatttttatcttttaacgTAACTTATATTAATGAAGCAAGTAATACGAAGTTACAATTTCTGATTATAAGAAAATGGATGAAAAGaacaataactttaattttctacttaatttttattcttccttaAATGTTAACAAGTTTATCcggtagaaattaaaaaaaacagataaaaacttCTGaagtttaattaagaaaaatattcattttttttttcttcgacaGCAAGGGAAAGCAGTTACAACTATGGTGCAAATATATGACTATGGCAAGATGACATTTGCCAAAGCTACgaataaaaaatgtaagtaaataatgaaatttttctctcTGAAAGTATGTCTCAAACAAttgttaattgatatttaattttgtccttttatttcaaaaattgcattcaaaatgtttctaaggaattgaaaaattcgaaaagatttatatcttctcatataattgtttatttcataaagCAAGCCAAGTCATAATATCCCCTTTCTATAAAGGGTCGTgtacttttattgaatattcttaGCCAGTTTTGgtcatttattgaataattttgataggaaatctttaatttcaatataaaactgaCTTTTATAATATATGCTTCAAACTATAGAATCAATGCTAAGATACCAAACTAATCATAATTCCAGATCAGCACGGATTTTggttctgaattttttaaaattgattatgaaatgaaatatgattataaaataaaatcaaaataattactgTGCATTGCCTCTTTTTTGTAAGATatgatgtattaattaaattCGCTCATCAAATTAAATTGAGAATGTTGTCTGtaaactaaaaattcttttctttaataaactatgttaaacaattttactaatagaaaaagaaactctgcaccatttttataaattcaatctgCAATAGTTTAATTGAAAACtgtatataagaataataataaaaaaataaaataaaaagggatTTCTTCCATTTCGAGAGCTTTTTCTATTTGACAATTTTGGTTGTTTATGCAGCTTCTTTCCAAATTCTAACAATATGTTATCGGATGAGTATCTTATACTCCCTAGTATTGGTCCTTCTATTTTATAAATCCTGAGTCATTGTCTTATTCTTATTGCTATATTTTCAGAGAAAAGGACCATATGGCTATGCTTAGGTTATGAATGTTAAATTAGAAATCCTTTTCTTTAAAGCAGTTTAGTTCATTTCAAGAATTCGTCATAATTCTTTTGTTAATCTGTAATAACTTAAATTATCTAATGTAATCTAAAAACAGGGGCCCGATCAGATCAGATCTAATTtgctaaatgattaaaatttagcatacaaAGTATTAGAGAAGTTCGCATTACAAAATCAAGCCGAAAACATAAGACAATGAAAAGTCGAGGCTATGGTGGCCTGGTTgcaagatctcggcttcggaaccggaggatacTCAGGTTCGAAAcgccaccgaagaaccgtcgtgtaagtggatctagtgcatgttaaatctgttgGAGCCAAACATCCTCCCAAAGGTGTAGTGTTGCAGTTTGGAAAGgagggtgccaactcaggtgccgttctcgtcatctgatcgtggtctgtcccaaaatagccctagtatcgctttaaaacggggcgttaatacaactaaactaaactgaaagatataaagaaaatttattttgttccattaaaaaaaacttttttttgttctattttttcgaataaatacTGAGTAcaaattaatttgtcattttgtCTTGGTGAAATTGTTCACATTCCTTTGCTCATAGTCGGTAAATTGTATcactaaaattttgatgaaaaatatttataaggctCTTTGTTTCAGATTCCTGAACAATTCAGATTCCTGATCATATAGAAGATctgcatattattaataaatagtattCACACGTTTCAATCCTCCTTATTTAAGGAATCCACAAAATGAGGTTAATTTATAAGTTGTTTGACTTCGGGGCTATAGAAAATgtcactttatattatttttattatttttttaaaacttaatccaGGAATTCTGTATTTGTAGCATTTTGTGCTAAAGttattaaatgagattttagGACAAATTGtatgtatattcttttttttatattttcattgtggTGTGAATAAAAACtacataatgataaaaaaatccaattaaaaaaggaaatactgaattctctaaaaatttttaatatattttctgctttACTAGCTATAGAACTCACGaagtttgtaataaatttgtttcaagacAACTATCCAGAATTACTAAAAGTCGTATTTGACATTAATGGTAAGTTATAAATCCACTTTAATTCTCTACAATTAAGCAATAAATTATGATGATtcgaatttttactattttaatgataaaattatttaaaatctaatatattttatggCATATAAATGATGTAACTTATTCcagtcatgaaatttggtattgtgTTTAATTAATGAAGGTGTATATCtgcttcaaatgaaattaaatttcttcatgaTCTAGacttatttagatattttgactttaaattgttagtttattttattttaattaaatatttgtagattttatccttatttctactgaaatattttaagtaatcgTCTTTTTACACTTCATACTTATTcgcatatgaaatatacaaagagaaaatattgcaagcataaaagaattgaattctAGATTTTGACAAAATGGAGCTgtccaaacacacacacacacgcacacacacacgcacgcacacacacacacacacacacacacacacacacacacacacacacacacacacacacacacacacacaaaatgtattattttatatgtctataaatacaataatttaaaatccttttaataattataaaatttggtatatggtcttttcaccaaatttgcatatttctgtcaAACCTTGAATGAAGTCTATTTAGaggatgtaaataaatataattgtgctaaattatattatagaggatgtaaataaatataatatatataattgtaccaAATTATCGATGTTTCTTGCATGTTTTGCTCTGCATTTATGTCTgcgcaaataaatttataaatcattgtgtatttgttatttaattgatttatgacATTAATTGTacgggtgttttttttttttttttcgaaacgtTTCGAACTTTGTATCATACTTTCCCGCAAACATCTagattgtttgtaaaatttaagatttattgaattactacaatgaaactttaattaattaccatcatgcatagtaaaaatatcagaatttaacaattcattttttttcttttagcatcaTTTTACTTCACTTTATTTTTCCCcatcataaaagtaattttggcTCCTGCAGTCTACAATAAGATTCGTTTTTATGGTACAGGTCTGTAACTATGaagaattattcttataatttttaaccaGTCAAGTTTTAGAAACGAAAAAATGTTTAACAGTAAGAAACTAGATAGATTATTATAAGTTTCTGTAGGTTtcgttttattttagataaaaaaatcgatttttatatgTTAAGAAAATCTTGTATCATAAtatattgtaatgattcagcttcttccctgcttgactatggtgacgtttcttttcccacgcttcataattagcatccaggcagcagtatcagcaatggcgacgccctaccgtattgtaagtgcttccagaagtgccaggtggtcagcccttttaaagtaaggacatctggggaattagtgcgagtccagataagggaccccacctgcactgtatttgaaacagatgtaaaccagcattctttacattgtggagggtggctcccCAACGGATTCCCGCGGTCGACGGTAGACcggtgaagttgttgctgaacgactattggataaccgggaaaatggtccgatgtgagTGAGGGTGGGAACAGGATAAAAGTGCAAGGAGATTGGAAGAGAGGGGAGAATTGTGAAGAAGGAGGCAGAGAGCGTCCGATTGTCCGACTAGAATTCCACCCGAGAAAATTcagtggatccctggagctacggcCTGTTTGCGGGAACGCTAAAGAGTCGGCTAGCTGTTTCCTAGGGAGGTTTCTCCGAAAGaattcgaggaactatccttgttgtgtcgaatacgaatcatttaacctagatgatgaactgtaattttatgtaaataaagctgtaaataaagaatttgatcataaggCTACCTTTTATTGGAACGAGACTTTACAATATATTCCATTCACCAAATTAGTTAATCGTTTTACTCATGATTATATTTAGTTACtagtattattttgtatttcctaatTCCAGGCTACAACGTTTTCAGCTagatttgcagaaaaaaaattaagaaataaatctgGAGTCTCTTCATAAATAAAGTATCCTTTTATACAGAATTCTGCAACATTGACatgtagaaattcttttaaattctaacaTTCTGTAAAAATTCCTGTAGAAAATTGGAAGGAAGATCTTCTTGAAATCATTGATGCAGACGAACTTCCAGCCTTTCTTGGTGGAAACCGAACTGATCCTGATGGAGATCCTATGTGCAACAGTTTTGTGAGTGTAAATGGTTCTTTTTATTTcgcaatatgaaaaaaaaaatacttagatatttctgaatttaatttagaTACAATACGAAAATTAAAGCAGAATCTATGAGTAATGTGACTAAATCATTCAATAtcagaaaatatctattttggaactttgatattttttctctgaaatcttcGTTGCAAAAGAGTGAGttgtgaaatttaattcaaatttataaaaaaatgtttttattcaaattggCTCAGttgtaatttaattcataaaataaacttttaaacactggaggaataaaaatgaatagaaaattaagtattatttaattataaatgttgaaaatatttcactattaaaACTGTATTTCTATTGTTACTGCAAATCACGGTATAAATCTATAATCTGCATTTGAAGAAGTAGGTACCAGAGAGcgcaaaatcatatttataaagttctgaGATATATCGATTTGAAAGCtagattaaatattaatcaaaatatatatcaaagttttttgttaatttcttagTATTTGTTGAACTATTCTGGATAACTGTATGCCATATTAGTATTTATAATGGCATTATTATTTCCTTTGTAAATCAGCTGCTTTCATCAGCACTGTTCTGATCcattgttagaaaaatattcattattgagATTTGGCAAGTTATGCTTCCCATTATAGCTTTTCAAAATCAatgagatatttatattattttctgcagttaaaatataataatggcagttgtgaaaatatgtaattataaagatgttattattattaagaattattatgtaagcgaaataataatactttaactAAGGAAAAATAAGATACATAAAAATAACACAAGTAAGAAATACAAAATCTTAGTTGATGATATTTCTTCAGGACCGACAGGATCCTATTTCTTCAGGATTGACTGCCAAGTTCTTGTAGTGTAAACTTCTTATGGTGTATTGGTGGAATGGAATCCAGaagttttaatacattattttaataaattttgtttggaacattatatttttctgcaacttcaaaataattgcattttccttctttcttctTGTTCTAAATTTCTCAAATTCTAGTAATTTAACACCTGAATCATTCACctaagaaatggaaaataataataaaatattacgttaTACAGTTGTGTTAAAAATATCTCCATGCATTTTAGCACTTCACTATaaactttacatattttaaaagcttgtaatgataatattaataacaaattttaaacaattcttagcacattataataaaattagcatgcaataataaattttaaaatattataaaacactacttttgttttaataaaaataataccaagTCACACAATCATATTTCGGTTTTTCTAAATGGCTGAAAGCTACTAATACAAAAGAACCCcagttttttgaataattaaacaaCGCACCAATTAcagatgtataaaatattttataaacataatatacaagaaataaaaattactatcgTTTTAACAgttttgaagaatgaaaatattttgagtgaaaataattagaagaaatatttacttcCATTTCAATTTCTGTAGACgcaacatttttttctgtaagtttATAATGCTTAGccaagcatttatttatataagaataatctGAATTGCTATCGGCATTCATTTTTTCCTATATTATCTGGTTATATTCGAAAATTTGCTGCTTGACACTTTCTTCAATCTAAAAATGTTCTAGAAATCTCTGAAACAGAAAAGAAACCTTTGACATATATTGCACCtaataatattagaaacaaaAGATATGTActttaatacaattttcattaataagcGAAGTGATAAGAAATGACACACATTACTGGATATATTTCGGCTGAAATTTGACTGGTGCTTTCTTGCCTTAAACCCATATTTAATGTCTTTGGTGACAGCATTCCTAAagattcaattcaataaaaatgtgtaataattagcttatttgtgaaaaattaaatactattaaaatttgtatGCAAAACTGTTGGACATCAATTCGGACTTGGTATTAATCATCCTAGTTGTTCTTCAGATATACACCGCTTTTGAATAGCGAATCATATATTCGGGCATTTGTGATAATTTAGGTgataagaaatgcatttaatttatttaaagtatttagacACAACTGGAAAGTAAAACAGAGAGACGGTACAATTATAATTTCGAAACATGAAACgctaaattacttaaatattttaagtaatgtgAAAAGAAACggttgaattatattaaaaaaaatatcaaattgtaaGATGATAAGTTAATGTAAATtccaataataaagaagaaaaaggtTATCGTTAACACTCTGCTGAGAGGATTATTTAACTTATCGATTACAAACTCGTCGCATCGATTCTTTGAACGATGGAAATTTGCaatgattaatgatttttcaaataatatcatagCATATAATCAAAACATTAAACATGGCTTTTTGTAGTATTCAGCGATGACATCCAAAAgtgttatagtttaaaaaatatttttacaatatatactttcaaaaaatatctgattGAGGATGATAAATTAATTGTCTTATAATCTCTtctttaatttaactattttttttaataattgcattatgATTGACAACAATTCTTCCATAACTCTTCATTaccacaaataataaatttatttgattatgttccattttttaatatgattaagttaaatatattttattatttctcagattttattaaaaatattgaatgtttaatACCATGAAAGAtacttttcatgtaaaaaatgttttggcCATTTGACTGCCATGGCAATGTGACGTCTTGAGATATGCTCCAAATGTAAATTCTATGTACAAAATGGACAGAATGAAAGAGATGTTATTAAAAGGATATCGATTAATTAGCCTTCTTCATTAGGtgcttaataattatttgaagaaataatgtaatataaagttATGCGTGAGAGATTTAACTTAACTATATATAACAAATGTACAAGCCGTACGCCAATGtcgattagtttttaataaactgGACAGACTTTTCATGGAATcatataaagttttctttattgaaacTTCTTGTCATAATTATCTCAATGTATTTATGTTACTCATAGGTAATTCATGCGGAAACAGTACCTGAaagttattatttgaagaaatctgaGAAAATACTCTGTAATACTCCTGGAATAGAAAAAATTACCGTTTCCCGTTTCTCGAAAGAAACTCTTACCTTTGAAGTAAAAGAAGCTAATTCATTTTTGGAGTGGGAATTCGAAACAAAAAACAAAGATATAGGATTTGGTGTGCATTTTAAGGAAAATGATTCAAAGATTGTTGAAGTTTTGCCGAAACAAAGGATCGATACATACTACGGATCAGAAACAGGTGTTTACAGATGTGAAAAGCCTGGTACATGTAAGTAAAGTGCTGAAGTATTCTACTTCTTTAAAGCTATAATGGTTTTGAAATGCTTCTTCATCTTTTAAATagtaagtttaatttcaaaattgattcaaCTCACTTTGAATGGAAACTTCATGCTTTTCAatggaggaaataaaaataaaaaattatttcaaataaatagctAGAGATTTAATTTGtatcttctgaaattttttttcggagctttattcaaacatttagctgtaataaatcaattttatttattatattgctcGAATCAAGTTACAGGTTCAGAACCATTTACAGAAATTATTCCAGTTTATCTCAACAATGTTTTAGTTCTTAGAACTGATTGCTTCATTTCAACCAAAATAGGtgcctaaattattttttaattcttttaaatttgaaatttttaggtATTCTCTTTATCCAGTTTCAATAACAACCTAACAGCCTAgacttaaatattatttgcatagttgcaaataatatttaagcgcaaaatttcattttaccgatcatatatatatatatatatatatattatttaatatttattttatatttttcagatattgtttCGTTTGATAATTCCTACAGTTGGATATATAAAAAGGAGATTTACTATAAACTGAGGGTAATTGGACCGAATTCTATCTAGTCATTTCGATGAGGAGAAATTTTATGTAGAAGTAGAGAAGAATTATTGCATAGGTGGAATTACAGCATAGGAAGAATTATTGCATAGATGGAATTACAGCATAGGAAGAATTATTGCATAGGAGGAATTATCgcatagaaaaattattgcataggaggaattgcaaattattaaatagGAGGAAAAATTATTGCATAGGAGGAATTGCAAATTATTGAATAGGAGGAAAAATTATTGCATAGGAGGAATTGCAAATTATTGAATAGGAGGAAAAATTATTGCATAGAAAGAGTTATTGTGCCCACAaagaattattgcataaaaagaattattgtgcTCACAAAGAATTATTGTGCTTACAAACAATTATATacgtttaatgtaaattaattcttttgcCGAGTAGTATTCTTATTGTAAATATGTTGTgcatggtttaaataaatatttcaaatgattcaatTATATTGTACTCAGCATCATTACTGTGTATCAAAATActtattgtatataatttaaaaacaataatttttttattttaattatttagattttaattactatttcaatttaaacttcCTACTTAAATATGCATTATGTATATTTAGTTAACATTGTTTATCTTTCTTATCAGATCTGTTAAATCAGTTTTCAGCACCAGAAACAATGTATTGTAtatagtttagttaaatttttatgacatataaaaatgttcaaaatcgtTAAATTATCTTATgatctaaaatatattacatatagtttaattttcaaaatactgatttatttttccaaaccactaaaaattgctttttttttccaacgacaatggtattttatataatctaatataatcttatataatctagcattttatgtgatttaaataatggattaaaatatatttactttcaacactaaatgttttatatatcgcttgataaaaatttcaaaactgttgaAGTATACTTTACTTTATCCAATAAAGTATCCAGTAAATGCTTCTATGTAGTGTTCAAattctttagatataatttttttagtgaataacttagataataaatataaattattgaagaagacgcaagttttaattcatttatacacATTCACGTCCAGTCACACATATGcccataaatatttatattatatattgataactatcattttcaatatattgagaaatgcagaaaaaaaatgttgctatatttttccttatttcgaataatttccgtacctttcaatttaaatatatcaaaataatttaatattacgtTGAAAACGTTggacaatttaaaaaagatgaaattggaaaaaaattgcattgcttattgatttaaaaatttttttaaagaaataatacccaattatttacatttcttgaaAAAGTGATAATTCCCGAAATCGTAGATAGTGCTGAATAGTATTATAAATATCGCCATAAGTTTTCTTCGAAtagttttttaatgttatttagttatatagctttaaaaataagtttttattagtaaacaaattgtaaaaataaaagtaaacaatgaTGTTTATCAAAATCAAACAAGACAAAATTTGTGTTATcttgtaaatatacatttttaaaaaaagaaggaatttttatcattgctttaggcgaatgtaaataatttgaaaaatgatatagagtaagtttttaaaaaagaaggttTGCAGTAAAAATTAACGTAGAATTGTAACTTAAATCTTATTACACACCTAATCATCTTGTATAAACTCATTATTCAAACAGAAAAGTGAAATCGaaacagaatgaaatataaaaattttgcatttgttacaacccattttacaatactttcaatatttttgataatatataaccCCCATTATCACTCTAtaacaatttctttatattcagtcgttaatttactaaaaatatttttattgtgacttctgaacataaaataaaatgaatacctATTTAGGAGAGtccattaatttttagtttaaaaatttatatctaacttttccataacaaaattattatttctagagTAAATAGTAAATGCATTTAACGCAcaggaaagaaatttcttttggtTCGGTGTCAGAGGCGCTCGTGAAAATAAAGGTTTTACGTATCCaaatacttatataataattctGTGCTGGCAGGTCAGTGTTCAAATGTACTGGAAAGCAAATTGTAtattagggtggaacgaaaaaatcaatttttggtttttaatttataatagcgCCGAAAAATTGAcctttggtgtagataaaataaattatcaatatgaaatatattgaagcaGGTTTTGAGGGGCCATAAGAACGTTAAAGTTTactaaaaacacactttttgcaactttttaaggaattttgcGTGCCttgatgatgaaataaaaagctttaaagcCTGTCGTTACTATTGCgctggcatggagctgaatcgtCGCCATTATTATTGAGGTAAGGTGGAGATTTGTCTGCGTCCGGTGACAAGGACAGTGCTTGTTTCAAATCAGTATCTTTGCCGAGTTCAGATGAATTGGCGTTTCCGCTCCGACTATTGCGCAACTGATTAACGTAACTAATTTGTTAGTTTGTGCGCTTGTGTGCTTTGCTGTAAGTAAAAATTGTTGTAAGTAAATTAATGAAGACATTACAAATATCGGAGTGTTCtacttttggaaaatttaatgatttgcttgaagttgaattCACTACTTAAAAATCTAGAGCTACTATTATATTAAAcctaacctcaaaattgcttaaGAGAAGAGtccttctgtaagcgaaatatgtgacactttagtcaccataatagaacaaatatggccaagagcttctattcccgttgcatctagtaaaataatttcacaaatgataaaagcgtAACATGCTAAATGctggaatttattaaagtctaaaggCAGGAAATGTATAGATTTGattccaacctcacagaatttagaggAGAAGCTAGACGTTTATTCGATATTTCTgacttgcataaaagaaaaaaaagtgtcagtaatggaataaaagattctaaacgatcaatgctctaacaggaaaatggttataggtaatatttcTACCACAAGCGCTTTTAGGAAGAAAGAGTCAAGAACTACagataatagttaaatttaatctAGAATGGACACAAAAATACTAGTGCATCAAAAACGATTACTGGCAACAATGACAACGTTGAAGAACAACagtgttttttataaaaagaggCAAACCAATCAGATCCATCAGATAgacaaaaagagataaaattaccAGGTGCCTGTGTGgctttaatattaagttaaaactttcatATACTTATGCTTCCAAACATCTTTTGAACCCTATCTCATAATCACGCT comes from Argiope bruennichi chromosome 2, qqArgBrue1.1, whole genome shotgun sequence and encodes:
- the LOC129962033 gene encoding retinal-binding protein-like, with translation MTFENDLTNEQKIAIDELKRRTINAITPKMREEETLYYRFLKARDFDLENSETMLRKHIAWRKEFQVDTILTDFKPPEVLMKYLPFTVIGHDREGSPVIYADMNCDVNGILRSTRKIDLFKHIIFLHEKLLEDMKEQSIKQGKAVTTMVQIYDYGKMTFAKATNKKSIELTKFVINLFQDNYPELLKVVFDINASFYFTLFFPIIKVILAPAVYNKIRFYGTENWKEDLLEIIDADELPAFLGGNRTDPDGDPMCNSFVIHAETVPESYYLKKSEKILCNTPGIEKITVSRFSKETLTFEVKEANSFLEWEFETKNKDIGFGVHFKENDSKIVEVLPKQRIDTYYGSETGVYRCEKPGTYIVSFDNSYSWIYKKEIYYKLRVIGPNSI